In one Natrarchaeobius halalkaliphilus genomic region, the following are encoded:
- a CDS encoding DUF7437 domain-containing protein: protein MATREANWETPLDTGGEVFALLRNARKAWIYTYIRHHPETTIQAIVETLELPQRTVYEYVDDLEASGFIDQANEGRPAEYTAQEIDLQLVEDDTKRRITAELVEAIARRTRDDDIDTYVDRHGLDGLAVAIEYAHEYVDGSVTHQIMAREQEISPLEAGVILDALRPVVED, encoded by the coding sequence GAAACTCCGCTCGATACTGGTGGCGAGGTGTTTGCACTGCTTAGAAACGCCCGCAAAGCATGGATCTATACCTATATCCGCCATCATCCGGAGACCACGATCCAAGCAATCGTCGAGACGCTTGAGCTCCCACAGCGGACAGTCTACGAATACGTCGACGATCTCGAAGCTTCAGGCTTCATCGACCAGGCAAACGAGGGTCGGCCAGCGGAGTATACCGCTCAGGAGATCGATCTCCAACTGGTAGAAGACGATACCAAACGGCGAATCACGGCGGAGTTGGTCGAGGCGATCGCCCGTCGAACGCGGGACGACGACATCGATACGTACGTCGATCGCCACGGATTGGACGGGCTCGCCGTTGCGATCGAATACGCGCACGAATACGTCGACGGATCGGTGACGCACCAGATTATGGCTCGCGAGCAAGAGATCTCACCCTTGGAGGCAGGCGTCATTTTGGACGCACTACGGCCCGTCGTTGAGGACTGA